The Desulfoscipio gibsoniae DSM 7213 genome contains a region encoding:
- a CDS encoding alpha/beta-type small acid-soluble spore protein: MAQGQNRNRKLIPQAANAMDQFKYETAAELGIQNYQGYLGDLPSRVNGAVGGNMVKKMIAAYEQSLAQGQQPATPQVTNQQPTP, from the coding sequence ATGGCACAAGGACAAAACAGGAACAGAAAATTAATACCGCAGGCAGCCAATGCAATGGACCAGTTTAAATATGAAACTGCAGCCGAATTGGGTATTCAAAACTACCAGGGTTATCTTGGCGATCTGCCCTCCAGGGTAAACGGAGCGGTCGGCGGCAACATGGTGAAGAAAATGATAGCCGCTTATGAGCAGAGCCTGGCCCAGGGGCAGCAGCCCGCCACCCCGCAGGTAACCAATCAGCAGCCGACTCCTTAG